In one window of Lewinella sp. 4G2 DNA:
- a CDS encoding septal ring lytic transglycosylase RlpA family protein, with protein MKYIIALAALIFTVSASAQTFKWDKKGADAGAVKKVEPSTNSKAYSERQIGLAGEYSADAAGTQTIFGERYVPTLLTASHPTLPLGSLVKVTNLSNNKTVTVRVNDKVQTCKDCLITLSAAAAEELDMNLRGRVAVERTGFSNWNPTVSGKAQAPQPATYGTVQPARTPTPGNDGPISIKGETYGWDASPSDAPATRASETGIVKPTVYREPAASPPSAPATYGSAQPTIFDKEVAPIVASNEADFIEAGAQPVVAARPATAIPAQGQPNQVAPPAPTVPYFQDGRTVAAPSDFPVPQTAVIRAAPNKASMPAPVVASSNTSANVTNANASPSSSQSTGHVIQLAAYSNLDYAKARVAELSKTGVAGVFYRTFTKDDGSTIHRVYSGFYPTRLEAQKAEAFNRSNFQLTGVVTELK; from the coding sequence ATGAAATATATTATCGCTTTAGCCGCGCTAATCTTTACGGTAAGCGCCTCCGCCCAAACCTTTAAGTGGGATAAAAAGGGCGCTGACGCAGGTGCAGTGAAAAAGGTCGAACCTTCCACCAACAGTAAGGCATACTCCGAACGTCAGATCGGTCTCGCCGGTGAGTACAGCGCTGATGCGGCTGGGACTCAAACCATCTTTGGTGAGCGCTACGTACCGACGCTGCTGACGGCTAGCCACCCAACTCTGCCACTAGGTTCCCTCGTAAAGGTTACCAATCTGTCTAACAACAAAACGGTTACCGTCCGCGTGAACGATAAAGTTCAGACCTGCAAGGACTGCTTAATCACTTTAAGTGCCGCAGCCGCTGAAGAACTGGACATGAATCTTCGTGGCCGCGTCGCCGTGGAGAGAACGGGCTTCAGCAACTGGAACCCTACCGTAAGCGGGAAAGCGCAGGCACCTCAACCCGCTACCTACGGAACTGTCCAGCCAGCCCGGACCCCTACTCCTGGCAACGACGGACCAATTTCCATAAAGGGCGAAACGTATGGCTGGGACGCAAGTCCTAGCGATGCTCCGGCCACTCGCGCTAGTGAAACGGGAATCGTAAAACCGACGGTTTACCGAGAGCCAGCAGCCTCACCCCCCTCCGCACCGGCAACGTACGGCAGCGCCCAACCTACGATCTTTGATAAGGAAGTAGCCCCCATCGTGGCCAGCAACGAAGCGGACTTTATCGAAGCTGGTGCTCAACCCGTTGTAGCGGCACGCCCAGCTACCGCTATTCCAGCCCAAGGGCAGCCCAACCAGGTAGCTCCTCCCGCACCGACCGTTCCTTATTTTCAGGATGGCCGGACGGTAGCTGCACCCAGCGACTTCCCAGTTCCGCAAACGGCAGTAATTCGCGCTGCACCAAATAAAGCCAGTATGCCTGCTCCAGTTGTTGCCAGTAGTAATACCTCCGCGAATGTGACAAATGCGAATGCTAGCCCATCCAGCAGTCAATCTACCGGTCACGTCATCCAACTTGCTGCCTATAGCAACTTAGACTACGCGAAGGCCCGAGTGGCCGAACTTAGCAAGACCGGTGTTGCGGGCGTGTTCTACCGTACGTTCACTAAGGACGACGGATCAACCATCCACCGCGTTTATTCTGGCTTTTACCCGACACGGTTGGAAGCACAGAAAGCCGAGGCTTTCAATCGTTCCAATTTTCAGTTGACCGGCGTTGTGACTGAGTTGAAATAG
- the lpdA gene encoding dihydrolipoyl dehydrogenase, which yields MAYDLIIVGSGPGGYVAAIRASQLGMKVAVVERENLGGICLNWGCIPTKALIKSAQVFEYIEHAGDYGIKVSKPEMDFPAMIKRSRGVADGMSKGVNFLMRKNKIEVINGTGKLLRGKKVEVTDADGKATTYSAEHIIVATGARARALPNLPIDGEKVIGYRQAMTLAKQPKRMVVVGAGAIGTEFAYVYSSIGTEVTVVEFAPEGLVPREDADISKELTKLYKKKGINVLANTAVETIDTSGKVIKVTAKNRKTGKDVTIECDVVLSAAGVAPNTENIGLEDLGIKVERGLIEVDAMYRTSAPGVYAIGDVVSGPALAHVASAEGITCVENIAGLKPEAIDYNNIPGCTYCIPEIASVGYTEKAAKEAGYELKVGKFPFSASGKASAAGVKEGFVKLIFDAKYGELLGAHMIGANVTEMIAEAVAIRKLETTGHELIKTIHPHPTMSEAVMEAAAAAYDEVIHL from the coding sequence ATGGCTTACGATCTAATTATTGTTGGAAGCGGCCCCGGTGGCTACGTAGCGGCGATCCGCGCCTCCCAACTCGGCATGAAGGTAGCCGTGGTCGAACGCGAAAACCTCGGCGGAATCTGCCTGAACTGGGGCTGTATCCCCACCAAGGCCCTCATCAAAAGCGCGCAGGTGTTTGAGTACATCGAGCACGCTGGCGACTACGGCATCAAAGTTTCCAAGCCAGAGATGGACTTTCCCGCGATGATCAAACGCAGCCGCGGCGTCGCCGATGGCATGAGCAAGGGCGTAAATTTCCTGATGCGCAAGAACAAGATCGAAGTCATTAACGGAACGGGTAAGCTGCTCCGTGGCAAAAAGGTGGAAGTAACCGATGCTGACGGTAAGGCCACCACTTACAGCGCCGAACACATCATCGTAGCCACCGGTGCCCGCGCCCGCGCCCTTCCCAATCTGCCCATCGACGGCGAAAAGGTGATCGGCTACCGACAGGCCATGACGCTGGCTAAGCAGCCCAAGCGGATGGTCGTAGTCGGCGCTGGTGCCATTGGTACCGAGTTTGCCTACGTCTACTCCAGTATTGGCACGGAAGTGACCGTGGTAGAATTTGCCCCCGAAGGCCTCGTCCCCCGCGAAGACGCCGACATCAGCAAGGAACTTACTAAGCTGTACAAGAAGAAGGGCATCAACGTCCTGGCCAACACCGCGGTGGAGACCATCGATACCTCCGGTAAGGTCATCAAGGTGACGGCCAAGAACCGCAAGACGGGTAAGGATGTCACCATCGAATGTGACGTGGTCCTATCTGCCGCCGGCGTAGCCCCCAATACCGAGAACATCGGCCTGGAAGATCTGGGCATCAAGGTAGAGCGTGGCCTCATCGAAGTAGATGCCATGTACCGCACCAGCGCCCCCGGCGTTTACGCCATCGGTGACGTTGTGAGCGGCCCCGCCCTCGCCCACGTAGCCAGCGCGGAAGGCATCACTTGCGTAGAAAACATCGCCGGCCTGAAGCCCGAAGCGATTGACTACAACAACATCCCCGGTTGTACCTACTGCATCCCCGAAATCGCCTCCGTAGGTTACACGGAAAAGGCCGCCAAGGAAGCGGGCTACGAACTGAAGGTGGGTAAATTTCCCTTCAGCGCAAGTGGAAAAGCAAGTGCCGCCGGCGTCAAGGAAGGTTTCGTAAAGCTCATTTTCGACGCCAAATACGGTGAACTCCTCGGTGCCCACATGATCGGTGCCAACGTGACGGAAATGATCGCCGAAGCCGTGGCTATCCGTAAATTGGAAACCACCGGCCACGAACTCATCAAGACGATCCACCCTCACCCGACGATGTCCGAAGCGGTGATGGAAGCGGCTGCGGCGGCTTATGATGAGGTGATTCATCTGTAG
- a CDS encoding inorganic diphosphatase, translating into MRFITLTSAAIGVLLLLCSCQPKEKSTFDTPPDPYSLPAMDGDFLNVIVEIPAGTNHKIEFRNDSGFTNDTVAGGDPRVINFLPYPGNYGFVPSTLMDKERGGDGDPLDVLVLSESVPTGALIAVQPIGALLLRDRGEIDTKIIAVPRDSSLRVFTVDNYLDFALKQDAARQIIETWFLNYKGPNKTELLRWEDETYAWREVRKWQKR; encoded by the coding sequence ATGAGATTCATTACGCTGACCAGCGCCGCTATTGGTGTCCTGCTCCTCCTTTGCTCGTGCCAGCCGAAGGAAAAGTCCACTTTCGATACGCCCCCCGACCCCTACAGTCTTCCCGCGATGGATGGCGACTTCCTGAACGTAATCGTGGAAATCCCCGCGGGTACCAACCACAAGATTGAATTTCGCAACGACAGCGGTTTTACAAATGACACCGTTGCAGGTGGCGACCCCAGAGTGATCAACTTCTTACCGTACCCGGGTAACTACGGTTTTGTACCCTCCACCTTGATGGATAAGGAGCGCGGAGGCGATGGCGATCCGCTGGATGTATTGGTTCTCAGTGAGAGCGTTCCTACCGGTGCCTTGATTGCAGTTCAACCCATCGGCGCCTTACTCCTGCGGGATCGTGGTGAAATTGATACAAAGATCATTGCGGTACCTCGAGATTCATCCTTGCGCGTATTTACGGTGGACAACTACCTCGACTTCGCCCTCAAACAGGACGCCGCTCGCCAAATCATTGAAACTTGGTTTCTCAATTACAAGGGGCCAAACAAAACAGAACTTCTCCGTTGGGAAGACGAAACCTACGCCTGGCGAGAGGTACGCAAATGGCAGAAACGATGA